The following are encoded together in the Montipora foliosa isolate CH-2021 chromosome 12, ASM3666993v2, whole genome shotgun sequence genome:
- the LOC137979178 gene encoding uncharacterized protein: MALKSNIHCCVPLCTQRGRVGPKGEQIGFFKFPDEEEMKKRWIHAIRRDVGRFFRISGASKVCSLHFKLSDISKGLGGRMSLKTSAVPSIFAWKQTSPRKRPPPTERPYQQKRKDRPKSVPEKECFSVSSEPKILLSKTPEAVNDIPETGTNETITLGAASTSLDEMPSTEKDLFNNETLKQLRLLENKCADLEKAVSELEDKNEALQSNVFSLSRFTSDEAMLFYTGFPNYKVFLASFEYLDPGDNGENVRYWLSCDNEIPSEHYENPAQLGVKRGRPRSLKPQEEFFLTLCRLRQGFAETHLSHLFNVSQATISRIIISWINFMYLRFGVVNIWPSREAINTTMPEDFRKAYPSTRVIIDCTEVKCAMPSSLLLNSELFSTYKNHTTLKGLVGISPSGAITFISQLYTGSMSDREIVERSGILDLPFTEGDSVMADKGFTISDILPLGVSLNIPPFLGTSTQMPPEDVVRTQEIARLRIHVERAINKIKNFHIWDSVIPLNLFGVANQMWSVCAFLCNIQDPILTS; this comes from the coding sequence ATGGCGTTGAAGTCAAACATTCACTGCTGTGTACCATTGTGCACACAAAGAGGGCGTGTTGGACCAAAAGGGGAACAAATTGGATTCTTTAAGTTTCCAGACGAAGAGGAAATGAAAAAACGATGGATACATGCTATACGTAGAGATGTTGGTAGATTTTTTCGCATCTCCGGGGCATCGAAAGTGTGTTCGTTGCATTTCAAGCTCAGTGACATATCGAAGGGTCTTGGTGGACGAATGTCTCTGAAGACAAGTGCAGTTCCGTCGATATTTGCTTGGAAACAAACTTCACCACGAAAGCGGCCGCCCCCTACCGAAAGGCCTTATCAACAAAAGCGAAAAGACAGGCCGAAATCTGTCCCAGAAAAAGAGTGTTTTTCAGTGTCTTCGGAGCCTAAAATATTACTCAGCAAAACACCTGAAGCTGTAAACGATATTCCTGAAACAGGTACTAACGAAACCATTACCTTAGGAGCCGCCAGTACCAGCCTTGATGAAATGCCTTCCACTGAAAAAGATCTTTTTAATAATGAAACCCTCAAACAATTAAGGCTACTTGAAAACAAATGCGCAGATCTCGAAAAGGCAGTTTCAGAGTTAGAAGACAAAAATGAAGCACTTCAGTCAAATGTCTTCTCACTTAGTCGGTTTACCTCTGATGAGGCAATGTTATTTTATACAGGTTTTCCTAACTACAAAGTATTCCTGGCATCCTTTGAATATTTAGACCCGGGAGATAATGGAGAAAATGTCAGATACTGGTTGTCATGTGATAATGAGATACCCTCAGAACATTACGAGAATCCAGCGCAATTAGGTGTAAAGAGAGGTAGACCAAGATCACTCAAACCACAAGAAGAATTTTTTCTCACTTTGTGTCGCTTGAGACAGGGATTTGCAGAAACCCACCTTTCCCACCTGTTTAATGTTTCTCAGGCAACTATTAGTAGGATCATTATTAGTTGGATCAATTTTATGTATCTTCGATTTGGAGTGGTTAACATTTGGCCATCAAGAGAAGCCATTAACACAACAATGCCTGAAGACTTCAGGAAGGCATATCCCAGTACACGCGTTATCATTGACTGTACAGAAGTGAAGTGTGCAATGCCCAGTAGCTTGTTGCTGAATAGTGAGTTGTTCAGTACCTACAAGAATCATACTACACTAAAGGGGCTAGTGGGAATCTCTCCATCTGGTGCCATTACATTCATAAGCCAACTGTATACAGGTAGTATGTCAGACAGAGAAATTGTAGAAAGGTCAGGCATACTTGACCTGCCATTTACTGAAGGAGACTCTGTGATGGCAGATAAAGGTTTTACTATAAGTGACATCTTACCTTTAGGTGTGTCTTTGAACATTCCACCATTCCTGGGAACATCCACACAAATGCCCCCGGAAGATGTTGTAAGAACTCAGGAGATTGCACGACTACGTATCCATGTTGAACGGgcaattaataaaattaagaaTTTTCATATATGGGATAGCGTTATCCCACTGAATCTCTTTGGTGTTGCAAATCAAATGTGGTCTGTTTGTGCATTTCTCTGCAACATTCAAGACCCTATCTTAACAAGCTGA